In the Natronoglycomyces albus genome, CGACTCGCGCAGCTCCTCGGAGGCTTCGGCTAGGCGCTGGTGCATCGACCGCACCTTGTTTTCCAAATCCATGATGCGTTTGATGCCCGCCAGGTTCACGCCTTCGTCTTGGCTGAGGCGCTGAATCTCCTGTAGCTGCAACACATCGCGCGGCGAATAGCGGCGTCCTCCGCCGGGAGTGCGGTCTGGTTGCACGAGCCCGAGCCGGTCGTACTGGCGTAGGGTCTGCGGGTGCATGCCCGCCATTTCGGCGGCCACGGAGATGACGAGTACCTTGGCGTCCATGTCTGGAGTCATGTCGGCGGCGCTGGCACGGTTGGAAGATCGCTGTACGGAGACGACGACGGTCGCTGCCCTCTTTGTCTTGCCGTTCATCGCGAACACTCCCTACGCCTCGTCTGGTCTTAGTGTCTGTGGGCGTTCGGCGTAGACGCCACACAGATGCCTGGTATCGATTATTGATGACCGATGGCGTTTGCCGCCAGTGTTTGTGAGTCGATACTTAACATCCCACCGGCTGGCGAACGTGCCGCCGGTTAGTACCGGCAGCGGCCTCACTTACCGGTACTTGGCAAATAGCTATCCAATTTGGAGCGATCGGCCTCGGGGGCGAGCTGGGCGTACTTCTCCAGCGCCTCCGTGGCCTCGTCGCCAAGTTCGGTCGGTACCTGCACTTGCACTCGTACCAGCAGGTCGCCCTTGCCGGGCACCCCTCGGCCCTTGATCCGCAGGGTGCGCCCGTTGGGGGTGCCGGGGCTGATGCGCACGGTCACTGGATCATCGAGGGTGGGGACGCGCACTTGTGCGCCCAAAGTCGCCTCGACGAAGGACACTGGCAGATCGAGAATGAGATTGTCGCCCTCACGGACGAACAGCTCGTGGGCTCGGCTGCGGATGCGCACATACAGGTCTCCGGCGGGAGCGCCCGTCTGGCCAGGTTCTCCTCGTCCAGCCAGGCGGATTTTCTGCCCCTCGCGCACTCCGGCCGGGATGCGCACGGTGATGGTGCGGGCCTTCGTCACGCCGCCGGTGCCTTGACATTCAGGGCACTTGTCGATGACGACGGTACCCACTCCGTTGCAGTCCGGGCATGGCTCGGCGAAGCTAAATCCGCCCTGGTTGCGGGTGATAAGCCCGTTTCCCGCGCAGCGGCCGCATGTTTGTGAGCTGGTCCCAGGTCGCGCGCCCGAACCGTGGCAGGTGTCGCAGGCTCCAGCCGAACGCAGCGACAGCTTCGTGGTGGTGCCCTTGACCGTATCGGCGAAATCTAGAGTGACGGCCGTTTCGATGTCGTTGCCGCGCTG is a window encoding:
- a CDS encoding heat shock protein transcriptional repressor HspR codes for the protein MTPDMDAKVLVISVAAEMAGMHPQTLRQYDRLGLVQPDRTPGGGRRYSPRDVLQLQEIQRLSQDEGVNLAGIKRIMDLENKVRSMHQRLAEASEELRESQDELAQLRAVAGPFARRSRETALVLWRGEDR
- the dnaJ gene encoding molecular chaperone DnaJ produces the protein MVSQDWMEKDFYKVLGVDKGASKSDIKKAYRALARDLHPDHNPGNEEAAEKFKSVSEAYTVLTDDEKRAEYDSMRDMLGAGAFRRAAGGGGMPFNVDDLFTRTEGGFSDLFGDIFGGARRQRRAPQRGNDIETAVTLDFADTVKGTTTKLSLRSAGACDTCHGSGARPGTSSQTCGRCAGNGLITRNQGGFSFAEPCPDCNGVGTVVIDKCPECQGTGGVTKARTITVRIPAGVREGQKIRLAGRGEPGQTGAPAGDLYVRIRSRAHELFVREGDNLILDLPVSFVEATLGAQVRVPTLDDPVTVRISPGTPNGRTLRIKGRGVPGKGDLLVRVQVQVPTELGDEATEALEKYAQLAPEADRSKLDSYLPSTGK